The Watersipora subatra chromosome 1, tzWatSuba1.1, whole genome shotgun sequence genome has a window encoding:
- the LOC137394015 gene encoding zinc transporter ZIP1-like: MDTVTLKILILFGLFIATYGFALLPVVIMRYANATNDVGRRRKIERYISFMSCFAAGVFLGTCLLDLFPEVQETLNSALSVYIPAGGPFSEYPFAESVMVVGFFLVLIVEQVVLSMQEREVNVELVEAPSRVSLSNSPAPVYDSMGSTESEPLLPQIESRPRSESNVSVRSLVSISDKPVIPSNGDGLERSMHQDPSSHSPIRSFIMLAALSLHSVFEGLAVGLQVTVAQVLSIFGALILHKCIIAFSIGLNLVQSRLSLRAIVSSNALFCISSPIGIAIGIIITNEIQSQTAQEMASGLLQGIACGTFLYVTFFEVLPHEFNKPQDRVIKLLFVIFGFIVVNGILFLELYLNHSVQ, encoded by the exons ATGGATACAGTCACCCTcaaaatacttatattatttgGCCTATTCATCGCTACATATGGCTTCGCCTTGCTTCCTGTTGTCATCATGCGATATGCCAATGCTACCAATGATGTTGGACGGAGGAGAAAAATAGAGAGATATATTAG TTTCATGAGCTGCTTTGCAGCTGGGGTCTTTCTCGGGACTTGTCTTCTCGATCTCTTCCCGGAAGTCCAAGAAACCCTGAACTCTGCTTTGAGTGTTTATATTCCTGCTGGTGGTCCCTTCTCTGAATATCCATTTGCGGAGTCGGTTATGGTGGTCGGCTTCTTTCTCGTTCTTATAGTAGAGCAAGTGGTTCTCTCCATGCAGGAGCGAGAAGTCAATGTTGAATTGGTGGAGGCTCCCTCAAGAGTGTCTCTTTCGAACTCACCAGCACCTGTGTATGACTCAATGGGCAGCACGGAGAGCGAGCCATTATTGCCACAAATTGAGAGTAGACCAAGATCGGAGAGTAATGTTAGTGTGCGCAGCCTAGTTTCAATCAGCGATAAGCCTGTGATTCCTAGCAATGGTGATGGACTGGAGAGATCAATGCACCAGGATCCAAGCTCTCACTCTCCTATCCGCTCATTTATAATGCTTGCTGCATTGTCACTCCACTCAGTATTTGAAGGATTAGCTGTCGGCCTGCAGGTGACCGTCGCGCAGGTCTTAAGTATATTCGGAGCACTCATTCTACACAAATGCATTATTGCCTTTAGTATTGGTCTGAATTTGGTACAGAGCAGACTTTCATTGCGAGCCATTGTCAGCTCCAACGCACTGTTTTGCATATCTAGTCCCATCGGTATAGCAATTGGAATAATAATCACTAATGAAATTCAAAGCCAGACTGCACAGGAAATGGCCAGTGGTCTGTTACAGGGTATTGCGTGTGGGACATTTTTGTATGTAACCTTTTTTGAAGTTTTACCTCATGAATTTAATAAGCCGCAGGATCGCGTAATTAAATTATTGTTCGTTATTTTTGGATTTATAGTAGTTAATGGAATTCTATTCCTGGAACTTTATCTTAACCACAGTGTTCAGTAG